GGCCTCGGTGGACGTGTACGCGAGGTCAGGTGCGGGCCCAGTCGCCGTAGAGCGGGAAGCGGTCGCACAGCTCGCGGACCTCGCCGCGGACAGTGTTCGCGGTCGCCTCGTCGGCCGGGTTGGTGATCACGCGGTCGATGAGCTCCGCGATGGTGCGCATCTCCGCCACGCCCAGCCCGCGCGTGGTGAGCGCCGGCGTGCCGATGCGAATGCCGGAGGTGACGAAGGGCGACGCCGTCTCGCCGGGCACGGTGTTCTTGTTGACCGTGATGGCCGCGCGGTCCAGCGCCTTCTCCGCGTCCTTGCCGGTGATGCCCTTGCTGCGCAGGTCCACCAGCAGCAGGTGGTTGTCCGTCCCGCCGGACACGAGCGTGAAGCCGCGCTCCGCCAGCGCCTCGCCCAGCGCGCGCGCGTTGTCGATCACCTGCGCCGAGTACGCCTTGAAGTCCGGCCGCAGCGCCTCGCCGAACGCGACCGCCTTGGCGGCGATCACGTGCATGAGCGGGCCGCCCTGCACGCCGGGGAAGATCTGCTTGTCCACCGCCTTCGCGTACTCTTCGCGGCACAGGATCAGGCCGCCGCGGGGGCCGCGCAGCGTCTTGTGCGTGGTGCTGGTGACGATATCGGCGTGCGGAACGGGGTTGGGGTGGTGCCCCGTGGCGACCAGCCCGGCGATGTGGGCCATGTCCACGAACAGCTTGGCGCCGCTCTCGCGCGCGATCTCGCCGAACACCTCGAAGTCGATCTGGCGCGGGTAGGCGCTGGCGCCGGCCACGATCACCTTGGGGCGCACCTGCATGGCCTGGTCGCGCAGCTTGCCGTAGTCGATGCGGTGGTCGTCCTCGCGGACACCGTACGCGGCCACCTTGTACAGCTTTCCGCTGAAGTTCACCGGCGAGCCGTGCGTGAGGTGCCCGCCCTCGGACA
This Longimicrobiaceae bacterium DNA region includes the following protein-coding sequences:
- the glyA gene encoding serine hydroxymethyltransferase yields the protein MDALKNADPQIHGLLVEEAERQEHQLEMIASENFVSHAVLQAMGSVLTNKYAEGYPGKRYYGGCEVVDKVEDLARQRALELFGADHANVQPHSGAQANMAVYFALLEPGDTILGMNLSEGGHLTHGSPVNFSGKLYKVAAYGVREDDHRIDYGKLRDQAMQVRPKVIVAGASAYPRQIDFEVFGEIARESGAKLFVDMAHIAGLVATGHHPNPVPHADIVTSTTHKTLRGPRGGLILCREEYAKAVDKQIFPGVQGGPLMHVIAAKAVAFGEALRPDFKAYSAQVIDNARALGEALAERGFTLVSGGTDNHLLLVDLRSKGITGKDAEKALDRAAITVNKNTVPGETASPFVTSGIRIGTPALTTRGLGVAEMRTIAELIDRVITNPADEATANTVRGEVRELCDRFPLYGDWART